Proteins from a genomic interval of Phlebotomus papatasi isolate M1 chromosome 3, Ppap_2.1, whole genome shotgun sequence:
- the LOC129806359 gene encoding uncharacterized protein LOC129806359, translating to MFLRKYKWLILILSGLTFIYLIFFNFTTINDNRDFQIYMEKLRVISENLVRKGWDDSTVAQWKISLEISKNSPKGSCNFKNIVVALHGDSLEDYLWEYVSLLVLRERWKHEHNITIGVFLSPKSKRALGKVLFRVHLDSVKTHPSDCLDFKHAEILGNQDTPKFAKDPSRPQLFLLEPGAKRYPELVHTDLIWLKGGLILRKSLLSEAKNRMRRLKESFKRENDTNNIYLVALHLGINRIPLKVPLTFYKTAINTVLKWHEEAGFVIFCPKSKMSFCKDTFDEEESHLKIVQTKDEADDLAALTLFDGNIIRSDLGFLAALLNDGETLLFQTHSTDNDPAAFVARYQPKWLLIN from the exons ATGTTCTTACGGAAATACAAGTGGTTAATACTTATTCTCAGTGGATTAACTTTCATCTATCTCATCTTCTTCAATTTTACCACCATAAATGACAACAgagattttcaaatttacatGGAAAAACTCCGGGTTATTAGTGAAAATCTGGTGCGGAAGGGATGGGATGATAGTACGGTAGCTCAGTGGAAGATATCACTAGAAATTTCAAAGAATTCACCAAAAGGCAGCtgcaatttcaaaaacattgtcGTTGCTCTGCATGGAGATTCCCTGGAGGATTACCTATGGGAATATGTGTCACTCCTGGTGCTAAGGGAGCGATGGAAACATGAGCACAATATCACGATAGGCGTTTTCTTATCACCAAAATCCAAAAGAGCACTTGGAAAGGTGCTGTTCAGAGTTCATCTGGATTCTGTGAAG ACCCATCCAAGTGACTGCCTTGACTTCAAACATGCTGAGATCTTGGGCAATCAGGACACTCCGAAATTTGCCAAAGATCCCTCAAGACCACAGCTATTTCTGCTGGAACCAGGAGCCAAGAGATACCCAGAACTCGTTCACACTGATCTAATTTGGCTGAAAGGTGGCCTTATACTCAGAAAAAGTCTCTTGAGTGAAGCTAAGAATAGAATGCGAAGACTTAAGGAGTCCTTCAAGCGAGAAAATGACACAAACAATATCTACTTGGTGGCACTTCATCTGGGCATCAATCGAATACCTCTAAAAGTCCCACTTACTTTCTACAAGACAGCGATCAATACTGTCCTGAAGTGGCACGAAGAAGCTGGATTTGTGATCTTCTGTCCCAAGAGCAAGATGTCCTTCTGCAAAGACACTTTCGACGAGGAAGAGTCACACTTAAAAATTGTTCAGACCAAAGATGAGGCTGATGATTTAGCTGCTCTGACACTATTTGATGGTAACATTATTCGGAGTGATTTAGGCTTCCTGGCAGCCCTTCTCAATGATGGAGAAACTCTTCTATTCCAAACCCATTCCACAGACAATGATCCTGCGGCTTTTGTTGCTCGCTATCAACCAAAATGGCTGTTGATTAACTAA